In Cucurbita pepo subsp. pepo cultivar mu-cu-16 chromosome LG04, ASM280686v2, whole genome shotgun sequence, the following are encoded in one genomic region:
- the LOC111792881 gene encoding uncharacterized protein LOC111792881 isoform X1, which produces MQYAGLCHRPCFGAIRIRNCSLEVGVRRRQVLDQLDGELAKGDDRAALSLLKEWQGKPGGLRCFGAARQIPKRIYTLDELKLNGIEASSLLSPLDATLGSIERNIQAAAALVGVCAWNVFHITPQQLFYLSVGFLFLWTLDSVGLNGGVGSLVLDTIGHTFSQKYHNRVIQHEAGHFLIAYLLGVVPKGYTLSSLEALQKEGSLNLQAGTAFVDFEFLEEVNAGKVSGTMLNRFSCIALAGVATEYLLYGCAEGGLADINKLDLLLKGLGFTQKKADSQVRWAVLNTVLILRRHESARAKLADAMSSGKSVGNCIDIIEKSIDFDDI; this is translated from the exons ATGCAGTATGCAGGTTTATGTCACCGACCATGTTTTGGAGCGATCAGAATCCGGAACTGTTCATTGGAGGTGGGTGTCCGGCGCCGCCAAGTTCTTGACCAATTGGACGGAGAGCTAGCCAAAGGTGACGATCGAGCCGCTTTGTCTCTCCTTAAGGAATGGCAGGGCAAGCCTGGTGGCCTTCGATGCTTCGGAGCTGCTCGTCAG ATTCCAAAGAGAATTTACACATTGGACGAGCTAAAGCTGAATGGAATTGAAGCTTCATCTCTTTTGTCACCATTGGATGCAACCCTTGGATCGATTGAAAGAAATATTcaagctgctgctgctttgGTTGGTGTTTGTGCTTGGAATGTGTTTCACATTACCCCGCAACAGCTGTTCTACCTTTCGGTCGGATTCCTATTTCTCTGGACCTTGGATTCG GTGGGTTTGAATGGAGGAGTTGGAAGCTTAGTTCTTGATACAATTGGTCACACTTTCAGTCAAAAGTACCACAACAGAGTTATTCAA CATGAAGCTGGGCATTTCTTGATCGCCTACTTGCTCGGAGTTGTTCCGAAGGGCTATACGTTGTCGAGTTTGGAAGCATTGCAAAAGGAAGGATCTCTGAATCTTCAAGCCGGCACTGCTTTCGTTGATTTTGAATTCCTTGAAGAA GTCAATGCAGGAAAAGTTTCTGGAACG ATGTTGAACAGATTCTCATGCATAGCACTTGCTGGTGTGGCTACAGAGTATCTTCTATATGGATGTGCCGAGGGAGGCCTTGCTGACATTAACAAG TTGGATTTGTTGCTGAAAGGGCTAGGGTTTACACAGAAGAAGGCAGATTCCCAAGTAAGATGGGCAGTTCTAAACACTGTTCTGATATTGCGCCGCCATGAAAGTGCTAGAGCTAAGCTTGCAGATGCTATGTCTTCTGGAAAATCTGTAGGGAATTGTATTGACATTATTGAGAAAAgtattgattttgatgatatCTAA
- the LOC111792881 gene encoding uncharacterized protein LOC111792881 isoform X2: MQYAGLCHRPCFGAIRIRNCSLEVGVRRRQVLDQLDGELAKGDDRAALSLLKEWQGKPGGLRCFGAARQIPKRIYTLDELKLNGIEASSLLSPLDATLGSIERNIQAAAALVGVCAWNVFHITPQQLFYLSVGFLFLWTLDSVGLNGGVGSLVLDTIGHTFSQKYHNRVIQHEAGHFLIAYLLGVVPKGYTLSSLEALQKEGSLNLQAGTAFVDFEFLEEVNAGKVSGTMLNRFSCIALAGVATEYLLYGCAEGGLADINKG, from the exons ATGCAGTATGCAGGTTTATGTCACCGACCATGTTTTGGAGCGATCAGAATCCGGAACTGTTCATTGGAGGTGGGTGTCCGGCGCCGCCAAGTTCTTGACCAATTGGACGGAGAGCTAGCCAAAGGTGACGATCGAGCCGCTTTGTCTCTCCTTAAGGAATGGCAGGGCAAGCCTGGTGGCCTTCGATGCTTCGGAGCTGCTCGTCAG ATTCCAAAGAGAATTTACACATTGGACGAGCTAAAGCTGAATGGAATTGAAGCTTCATCTCTTTTGTCACCATTGGATGCAACCCTTGGATCGATTGAAAGAAATATTcaagctgctgctgctttgGTTGGTGTTTGTGCTTGGAATGTGTTTCACATTACCCCGCAACAGCTGTTCTACCTTTCGGTCGGATTCCTATTTCTCTGGACCTTGGATTCG GTGGGTTTGAATGGAGGAGTTGGAAGCTTAGTTCTTGATACAATTGGTCACACTTTCAGTCAAAAGTACCACAACAGAGTTATTCAA CATGAAGCTGGGCATTTCTTGATCGCCTACTTGCTCGGAGTTGTTCCGAAGGGCTATACGTTGTCGAGTTTGGAAGCATTGCAAAAGGAAGGATCTCTGAATCTTCAAGCCGGCACTGCTTTCGTTGATTTTGAATTCCTTGAAGAA GTCAATGCAGGAAAAGTTTCTGGAACG ATGTTGAACAGATTCTCATGCATAGCACTTGCTGGTGTGGCTACAGAGTATCTTCTATATGGATGTGCCGAGGGAGGCCTTGCTGACATTAACAAG GGCTAG
- the LOC111792900 gene encoding probable histone H2AXb, producing the protein MSSTKGGRGKPKATKSVTRSHKAGLQFPVGRIARFLKAGKYAERVGAGAPVYLSAVLEYLAAEVLELAGNAARDNKKNRIVPRHIQLAVRNDEELSKLLGCVTIANGGVLPNIHQTLLPKKVGKDKGDIGSASQEF; encoded by the exons ATGAGTTCCACTAAGGGAGGCagaggaaagcccaaagccaCCAAATCGGTCACACGATCGCACAAAGCCGGCCTCCAGTTCCCCGTCGGTCGAATCGCGAGGTTTCTAAAGGCTGGGAAGTACGCCGAGCGAGTCGGAGCTGGAGCCCCGGTGTATTTGTCTGCCGTTCTTGAGTATCTTGCCGCTGAG GTATTGGAGCTTGCTGGGAACGCAGCAAGAGATAACAAGAAGAATCGTATTGTGCCAAGGCATATTCAGCTTGCCGTAAGGAACGATGAGGAGTTGAGCAAGCTTTTGGGGTGCGTAACCATTGCAAATGGAGGAGTTTTGCCCAACATTCACCAAACCCTTTTGCCTAAAAAGGTTGGTAAAGACAAGGGTGATATTGGGTCTGCATCACAAGAGTTCTAG